One stretch of Xiphophorus maculatus strain JP 163 A chromosome 19, X_maculatus-5.0-male, whole genome shotgun sequence DNA includes these proteins:
- the LOC102231802 gene encoding mitochondrial amidoxime-reducing component 1 isoform X1 — MDLKELAANALAQNKKAALLVGAAGVALLGFGLGYKYMRKPEKAVRVGVVSQILIHPLKSGKAVPVSVAECQKMGLKAGELEDRHWLVVTEEGNMVTARQEPRLVLVSLSCQGGYAALNGPDMEELKFPVKQPENLILDCRVFSNDIQGRDCGDKASHWLTTFLGGEKTFRLVHYEPHMKPRRPAESEPLFPQFEQVAYPDYGPIMLLSEASVQDLSSKLDQEVTTERFRPSIVIGDCEPFDEDSWEELQIGSVRLQRVMSCGRCILTTVDPETGVMSRKEPLETLKSYRLCKPSEKHIYKKAPLFGQLHTVKKTGVLHVGEEVYKIIR, encoded by the exons ATGGATCTGAAGGAGCTGGCCGCGAACGCGTTGGCCCAGAATAAGAAAGCGGCTCTTCTGGTCGGCGCAGCCGGAGTCGCACTGCTGGGATTTGGACTCGGATATAAATACATGCGAAAGCCAGAAAAAGCCGTTCGCGTGGGCGTCGTGTCGCAGATCCTCATTCACCCTCTCAAGTCGGGCAAAGCGGTGCCTGTGAGCGTCGCAGAATGCCAGAAAATGGGGCTGAAGGCTGGAGAGTTGGAGGATCG acaCTGGCTGGTGGTGACGGAGGAAGGCAACATGGTGACGGCCAGACAGGAGCCCCGTCTGGTCCTGGTGTCCCTGTCCTGCCAGGGCGGCTACGCTGCTTTGAATGGACCAGACATGGAGGAGCTGAAGTTCCCAGTGAAGCAGCCTGAGAATCTCATCCTCGACTGCAG AGTGTTTAGCAATGACATTCAGGGCAGGGACTGCGGCGACAAGGCGTCCCATTGGCTCACCACTTTCCTCGGAGGCGAGAAAACGTTTCGTTTGGTGCATTATGAGCCTCACATGAAGCCAAGGAGGCCGGCTGAGAGCGAGCCTCTTTTCCCCCAGTTCGAG CAGGTGGCGTACCCAGATTATGGGCCCATCATGCTGCTGTCTGAGGCATCTGTTCAGGATCTCAGCAGCAAACTGGATCAGGAGGTCACCACGGAGCGCTTCCGCCCGAGCATTGTGATAGGCGACTGTGAGCCATTCGATGAG GATTCTTGGGAAGAGCTCCAGATCGGCAGCGTGAGGCTGCAGCGTGTAATGTCATGTGGAAG GTGCATTTTGACCACAGTTGACCCAGAGACGGGTGTGATGAGCAGGAAGGAGCCGCTGGAAACTCTGAAAAG CTATCGACTGTGTAAGCCATCAGAGAAGCACATCTACAAAAAGGCTCCGCTGTTCGGGCAGCTGCACACCGTCAAGAAGACGGGCGTCCTACATGTTGGCGAAGAGGTCTACAAGATCATCCGCTAA
- the LOC102231802 gene encoding mitochondrial amidoxime-reducing component 1 isoform X2, protein MDLKELAANALAQNKKAALLVGAAGVALLGFGLGYKYMRKPEKAVRVGVVSQILIHPLKSGKAVPVSVAECQKMGLKAGELEDRHWLVVTEEGNMVTARQEPRLVLVSLSCQGGYAALNGPDMEELKFPVKQPENLILDCRVFSNDIQGRDCGDKASHWLTTFLGGEKTFRLVHYEPHMKPRRPAESEPLFPQFEVAYPDYGPIMLLSEASVQDLSSKLDQEVTTERFRPSIVIGDCEPFDEDSWEELQIGSVRLQRVMSCGRCILTTVDPETGVMSRKEPLETLKSYRLCKPSEKHIYKKAPLFGQLHTVKKTGVLHVGEEVYKIIR, encoded by the exons ATGGATCTGAAGGAGCTGGCCGCGAACGCGTTGGCCCAGAATAAGAAAGCGGCTCTTCTGGTCGGCGCAGCCGGAGTCGCACTGCTGGGATTTGGACTCGGATATAAATACATGCGAAAGCCAGAAAAAGCCGTTCGCGTGGGCGTCGTGTCGCAGATCCTCATTCACCCTCTCAAGTCGGGCAAAGCGGTGCCTGTGAGCGTCGCAGAATGCCAGAAAATGGGGCTGAAGGCTGGAGAGTTGGAGGATCG acaCTGGCTGGTGGTGACGGAGGAAGGCAACATGGTGACGGCCAGACAGGAGCCCCGTCTGGTCCTGGTGTCCCTGTCCTGCCAGGGCGGCTACGCTGCTTTGAATGGACCAGACATGGAGGAGCTGAAGTTCCCAGTGAAGCAGCCTGAGAATCTCATCCTCGACTGCAG AGTGTTTAGCAATGACATTCAGGGCAGGGACTGCGGCGACAAGGCGTCCCATTGGCTCACCACTTTCCTCGGAGGCGAGAAAACGTTTCGTTTGGTGCATTATGAGCCTCACATGAAGCCAAGGAGGCCGGCTGAGAGCGAGCCTCTTTTCCCCCAGTTCGAG GTGGCGTACCCAGATTATGGGCCCATCATGCTGCTGTCTGAGGCATCTGTTCAGGATCTCAGCAGCAAACTGGATCAGGAGGTCACCACGGAGCGCTTCCGCCCGAGCATTGTGATAGGCGACTGTGAGCCATTCGATGAG GATTCTTGGGAAGAGCTCCAGATCGGCAGCGTGAGGCTGCAGCGTGTAATGTCATGTGGAAG GTGCATTTTGACCACAGTTGACCCAGAGACGGGTGTGATGAGCAGGAAGGAGCCGCTGGAAACTCTGAAAAG CTATCGACTGTGTAAGCCATCAGAGAAGCACATCTACAAAAAGGCTCCGCTGTTCGGGCAGCTGCACACCGTCAAGAAGACGGGCGTCCTACATGTTGGCGAAGAGGTCTACAAGATCATCCGCTAA